In a single window of the Flavobacterium sp. W4I14 genome:
- a CDS encoding alpha-N-arabinofuranosidase (product_source=KO:K01209; cath_funfam=3.20.20.80; cleavage_site_network=SignalP-noTM; cog=COG3534; ko=KO:K01209; pfam=PF06964; smart=SM00813; superfamily=51445), producing the protein MMKKLILSVAVFCSSILVHAQSETQLTIKPAGDQIVSKHIYGHFSEHLGRCIYDGFWVDENSTIPNKGRIRLDIVDALKKIKVPNLRWPGGCFADEYHWRDGIGPRNQRPKMVNTNWGGVTEDNSFGTHEFLDLCQMLDCEPYIAGNVGSGTVEEMAKWVEYLNFDGVSPMTAIRSQNGREKPWKVSFWGVGNESWGCGGNMTPAYYSDLYRRYATYARNYPGAPLKRIASGANSDDYNWTETCMKNIGNQMWGLTLHYYTIPTGNWGKKGSATKFDEAQYFSTMKNCLKMEELVTKHSAIMDKYDPKKKVALVVDEWGIWTDVEPGTNPGFLYQQNSLRDALIAGTTLNIFNNHSDRVKVANLAQTINVLQALILTEKDKMILTPTYHVFDLYKVHQDAKYLPIAFTSPDYTVGDQKIPALNVSASQDASGVIHISLVNLDPNKKIALSTVLDGLKWSSVTGQILTSAKLTDVNTFSDSNKVHNAKFTGAKKSGNALKVELPAQSVVVLELK; encoded by the coding sequence ATGATGAAAAAACTTATCTTATCTGTGGCTGTATTCTGCAGTTCTATTTTAGTGCATGCACAAAGCGAAACCCAGTTAACCATTAAACCTGCTGGCGATCAGATAGTGAGCAAGCACATTTACGGTCATTTTTCCGAGCATTTAGGCCGCTGCATCTATGATGGCTTTTGGGTGGATGAAAATTCGACTATTCCCAATAAAGGAAGAATCCGTTTAGATATTGTAGATGCTTTAAAGAAGATAAAAGTTCCAAACCTGCGTTGGCCAGGTGGTTGTTTTGCCGATGAATACCATTGGAGAGATGGCATAGGCCCGAGAAATCAACGCCCGAAAATGGTAAACACCAACTGGGGCGGCGTAACTGAAGACAATAGTTTTGGTACACACGAATTTCTAGACCTCTGTCAGATGCTCGATTGCGAACCTTACATTGCAGGTAATGTAGGCAGCGGAACCGTTGAAGAAATGGCCAAATGGGTAGAATACTTAAACTTTGATGGTGTAAGCCCGATGACGGCCATCCGCAGCCAAAATGGTAGAGAAAAACCATGGAAAGTTTCTTTCTGGGGTGTGGGGAACGAAAGCTGGGGTTGCGGAGGAAACATGACACCTGCTTATTATTCTGATTTATACCGCAGGTATGCCACTTATGCACGTAATTATCCTGGCGCTCCGTTAAAAAGAATTGCCAGCGGTGCAAATTCCGACGATTACAACTGGACAGAAACCTGCATGAAAAACATTGGCAACCAGATGTGGGGATTAACTTTACATTATTACACCATTCCAACAGGAAACTGGGGCAAAAAAGGATCGGCTACCAAATTTGATGAGGCACAATACTTTTCGACCATGAAAAACTGTTTAAAAATGGAAGAACTGGTAACCAAACACTCAGCGATAATGGATAAATACGATCCTAAAAAGAAAGTGGCTTTAGTGGTTGACGAATGGGGAATCTGGACTGATGTAGAACCTGGAACAAACCCTGGTTTCTTGTATCAACAGAACAGTTTACGCGATGCTTTAATTGCTGGTACAACTTTGAATATCTTTAATAACCACTCCGATCGTGTTAAAGTTGCCAACCTGGCACAAACAATTAATGTTTTACAGGCCTTAATTTTAACCGAAAAGGATAAAATGATCTTAACCCCTACTTATCATGTTTTTGATCTGTACAAAGTGCATCAGGATGCCAAATATCTACCGATTGCCTTTACCAGTCCTGATTATACTGTGGGCGATCAGAAAATTCCGGCTTTAAATGTTTCTGCCTCTCAGGATGCTAGTGGCGTTATCCATATTTCATTGGTGAATTTAGATCCAAACAAGAAAATTGCCTTAAGCACCGTTTTAGATGGGTTAAAATGGAGCTCGGTTACAGGACAGATTTTAACCTCGGCCAAACTTACCGATGTAAATACGTTTAGCGATTCGAACAAAGTGCACAATGCTAAATTTACTGGTGCAAAAAAATCGGGCAATGCACTTAAAGTA
- a CDS encoding alpha-N-arabinofuranosidase (product_source=KO:K01209; cog=COG3534; ko=KO:K01209; pfam=PF02018,PF06964; smart=SM00813; superfamily=51011,51445), with translation MKLNYPVKSVFSACLAYATIGIGYTSDVQAQTAKVIKVKTDHSIARVQPNMWGVFFEDINFGADGGIYAELIKNRSFEFAKPLMGWTISRRNPREGEVLVVNRKEVNSTNPRYLQVKKQTDDFELINEGFKGIGVKKGMRYDFSVMYRQAKPGVRLTLLLKAADNKVIGQGRLTPDQTGGDWKKQSASFTATETDPKARFSIVFQGNGNIDLDMISLFPSDTWKNRPQGLRADMVQLLADMKPGFIRFPGGCIVEGTDLANRYQWKKTIGPIENRQLLMNRWNTEFAHRPAPDYYQSFGLGFFEYFQLAEDIGSDALPILNCGMACQFNTAEVASLDELDPYVQDALDLIEFANGDVTTKWGKMRADLGHPKPFNLKMMGVGNENWGPQYLERLAIFTKAIKAKYPDFKLIYSSGTGPDGDRFDLLNTTLRNNNADFIDEHYYRPADWFLKNAGRYDNYPRNGSKVFVGEYAVHADNSIVGSNRNNWQSALASASLMTGLERNADVVQMASYAPLFAHIDAWQWAPDMIWVDNLKSYGTPDYYVQKQFSTNKGTDVVSVTLDEKNITGQDGLYASAVTDQAKKELIIKIANNSGQAQNIDFDLEGKMKLKNKATNEEIASSNLNQFNSFENPEAVSPQKSAINLKGKKLNITLKPYSFNVIKIPFN, from the coding sequence ATGAAATTAAATTACCCTGTAAAAAGTGTGTTTTCGGCATGCCTGGCATATGCAACAATTGGAATCGGGTACACTTCCGATGTACAGGCACAAACTGCAAAAGTGATCAAAGTTAAAACAGACCATTCCATTGCCAGGGTGCAGCCTAACATGTGGGGCGTTTTTTTTGAGGACATCAACTTTGGTGCCGATGGTGGCATTTACGCCGAGCTGATCAAAAACCGCTCTTTCGAATTTGCAAAACCGCTAATGGGCTGGACCATCTCTAGAAGAAACCCAAGAGAAGGTGAAGTATTAGTGGTAAACCGTAAAGAAGTAAACAGCACCAATCCTAGGTATTTACAGGTAAAAAAGCAAACTGATGATTTTGAATTGATAAATGAAGGGTTTAAAGGTATCGGCGTAAAAAAGGGGATGCGATATGATTTTTCTGTCATGTACCGTCAAGCAAAACCTGGGGTTAGGTTGACATTACTCTTAAAGGCGGCAGATAATAAAGTTATCGGACAGGGAAGATTAACCCCAGATCAGACCGGTGGCGATTGGAAAAAACAATCAGCAAGTTTTACCGCGACAGAAACCGATCCAAAAGCCAGATTTTCGATTGTGTTTCAGGGAAATGGAAATATCGATCTGGATATGATTTCGTTATTTCCCAGCGACACCTGGAAAAACCGCCCACAGGGGTTAAGGGCCGATATGGTACAGTTACTGGCCGATATGAAACCCGGTTTTATCCGTTTCCCCGGTGGCTGCATTGTAGAAGGTACCGATCTGGCCAACCGTTATCAATGGAAGAAAACCATCGGCCCGATCGAAAACAGGCAACTGTTAATGAACCGCTGGAATACCGAATTTGCACACCGCCCTGCACCTGATTATTACCAGAGTTTTGGTTTAGGTTTTTTCGAATATTTCCAACTGGCAGAAGATATCGGTTCTGATGCCCTTCCGATACTAAATTGCGGCATGGCCTGTCAGTTTAACACTGCAGAAGTAGCTTCACTTGATGAACTCGATCCTTATGTTCAGGATGCACTGGACCTGATCGAATTTGCTAATGGCGATGTAACTACCAAGTGGGGGAAAATGAGGGCAGATCTTGGTCATCCCAAACCTTTCAATTTAAAAATGATGGGGGTTGGGAACGAAAACTGGGGACCACAGTACCTGGAAAGGCTGGCGATTTTCACTAAAGCCATAAAAGCCAAATATCCAGATTTTAAACTGATCTACAGCTCTGGTACCGGTCCGGATGGCGACCGTTTTGACTTATTGAATACTACTTTAAGAAACAATAACGCCGATTTTATCGATGAGCACTATTACCGCCCTGCTGATTGGTTTTTAAAAAATGCCGGCCGTTACGATAACTACCCGAGAAACGGATCGAAGGTTTTTGTTGGCGAATATGCGGTCCATGCAGACAATAGTATAGTTGGAAGCAACCGCAACAACTGGCAAAGTGCTTTAGCTTCGGCTTCGTTGATGACAGGCCTAGAGCGTAATGCCGATGTGGTACAGATGGCCTCATATGCCCCGCTTTTTGCCCATATCGATGCCTGGCAATGGGCACCCGATATGATCTGGGTAGATAACCTAAAATCGTACGGAACCCCTGACTATTATGTACAGAAACAGTTTTCTACGAACAAAGGAACCGATGTAGTTTCGGTTACGCTTGACGAAAAGAATATTACCGGTCAGGATGGCCTTTATGCTTCTGCGGTAACCGATCAGGCAAAAAAAGAACTGATCATTAAAATTGCCAACAACTCCGGTCAGGCACAAAACATAGATTTCGACCTGGAAGGGAAAATGAAGCTAAAAAATAAGGCCACCAATGAGGAGATAGCCAGTAGTAACCTAAATCAGTTCAACTCTTTTGAAAATCCTGAAGCGGTAAGCCCTCAAAAAAGTGCTATTAACCTAAAAGGCAAAAAACTCAACATCACTTTAAAACCTTATTCTTTTAACGTTATCAAAATTCCATTTAATTAA
- a CDS encoding hypothetical protein (product_source=Hypo-rule applied; cath_funfam=3.10.430.100,3.90.640.10; superfamily=49464), with product MMSLSFFNIQILTILFSRAFMCKIAGSLLDKRTMNLKKYTLLGFLSAATLCGSAQQKATDKQSVKLFFEKSYLQVDRSYYSTGEDVWFSAYLVNGKSSNLTATSNNLYVELLSPKSEVLDRKMIRLDGGLGRGDFKLKDSIPSGWYAIRAYTNWMRNFGGDFVFQKRIHISNNIIENASYFTRNPVKKNDVSNSKKSIAFFPEGGSLVEGLTSIVAFKTNDDIGNGMKATGSVISSKGDTVTTFQSTDAGMGIFAFTPKTDEKYKVEGLYGKEKFSSEMPLSLKKGLSLHITTDSLNIKASISANELMFGELKDKSISLVIKHAGDNIYSGSIKLSKAIVSVSIPTKGFPNGIASITLLDDQNRPNCERLIFIQDENKVNFSITPNKAIYKPREKVLIKVKATNFLGQPAKTAFSLAAVDGLIPDDGNDIVSYLMLQSEVKGDIKNAAQYFDAKNPSRLKQLDLLLLTQGWRDYIWRKLADSAIKISYLPEPGITIKGLVREKLADKPIPNMNITLFGTNFTGNKIYTTKTDQSGHYFLDGLSWYGNQTVKISSKDDKGKKGGWLQIDTLIKPLNLAPLKTISPGISSTLNVEIGKRMDYNRTYKFGDSISLNDIEIKAAQNNKVVLFQDVLTSFGYPEEVFNITAADYSYKGLEHFLLTKAKGSYPAEDNDSLGNEGVTFIANGKKVRPVIKVNNRQELFTERLDYYSLTMDQINQVRIQHLLNSTGKDVYLISLNLKDEALRGPNLDLLNLNLNGYYAARTFYSPNYSSPATPNKDLRTTIFWTPAVKTNENGEATITYFNGDNKADILIKADGITDKGVVVAAKTTYKVQ from the coding sequence ATGATGAGCCTTAGTTTTTTCAATATTCAAATATTGACTATTTTATTCAGTAGGGCTTTTATGTGCAAAATAGCTGGTTCACTACTTGATAAAAGAACTATGAATCTTAAAAAATATACTTTGCTTGGCTTTTTAAGTGCAGCAACACTTTGTGGTTCCGCGCAACAGAAAGCTACAGATAAACAATCGGTTAAACTCTTTTTTGAGAAATCATACCTACAGGTAGACCGCAGTTATTACAGTACTGGCGAAGATGTATGGTTTAGCGCCTATTTGGTAAATGGAAAAAGTAGCAATTTAACTGCTACCAGCAATAATTTATATGTGGAGCTGCTTTCGCCAAAATCGGAAGTTTTAGACCGGAAAATGATCAGGTTGGATGGTGGACTGGGAAGGGGAGATTTTAAACTGAAAGATTCTATTCCTTCTGGTTGGTACGCCATTAGGGCTTACACCAATTGGATGCGAAACTTTGGCGGTGATTTTGTTTTTCAAAAACGGATCCACATTAGCAATAACATTATTGAAAACGCTTCTTATTTTACCCGAAATCCGGTCAAGAAAAACGATGTTTCCAATTCGAAAAAATCGATTGCTTTTTTCCCGGAGGGCGGTTCGCTGGTTGAAGGATTAACCAGTATTGTAGCCTTTAAAACCAATGATGACATTGGAAATGGGATGAAAGCCACAGGAAGTGTAATCTCATCAAAAGGAGATACCGTAACTACTTTTCAAAGTACCGATGCGGGCATGGGCATTTTTGCTTTTACACCCAAAACGGACGAGAAATATAAGGTTGAGGGACTCTATGGCAAAGAAAAATTTTCTTCGGAAATGCCCTTAAGCCTTAAAAAAGGCCTCTCATTACATATTACTACCGATTCTTTAAATATCAAAGCAAGTATTAGTGCCAATGAGTTAATGTTCGGCGAGTTGAAGGACAAAAGCATTTCGCTTGTAATTAAACATGCAGGCGATAATATTTATTCCGGATCGATCAAATTAAGTAAAGCTATAGTGTCGGTGTCAATCCCAACAAAAGGTTTTCCGAATGGTATTGCAAGCATAACCCTGCTAGATGACCAGAACAGGCCTAATTGTGAACGGCTTATTTTTATACAAGACGAAAATAAGGTCAATTTCTCAATTACCCCAAACAAAGCCATTTATAAACCAAGAGAAAAAGTGCTTATTAAGGTAAAAGCGACCAATTTTCTTGGTCAGCCAGCTAAAACAGCGTTTTCCTTAGCTGCTGTTGATGGACTTATTCCAGATGATGGAAATGATATCGTATCGTATTTGATGCTGCAATCGGAAGTAAAGGGAGATATTAAAAATGCTGCACAATATTTTGATGCTAAAAATCCATCTCGTTTAAAACAGCTCGACTTATTGTTGCTTACCCAGGGCTGGAGAGATTATATCTGGAGAAAACTGGCCGATTCGGCTATTAAAATAAGTTATTTGCCCGAGCCTGGCATCACAATTAAAGGATTGGTAAGAGAGAAACTGGCCGATAAACCCATCCCAAATATGAATATTACCCTGTTTGGTACCAACTTTACAGGCAATAAAATCTATACTACGAAAACCGATCAGAGCGGACATTATTTTCTGGATGGGCTTAGTTGGTATGGCAATCAAACGGTAAAAATTTCATCAAAAGATGATAAAGGGAAAAAGGGTGGCTGGCTACAGATCGATACGCTGATTAAACCTTTAAATTTAGCGCCATTAAAAACGATCTCGCCTGGAATTTCGAGCACCTTGAACGTAGAAATCGGTAAACGCATGGATTATAACCGCACTTACAAGTTTGGCGATTCGATCAGTTTAAACGATATTGAAATTAAGGCCGCCCAGAATAACAAGGTGGTGCTGTTTCAGGATGTACTTACCTCATTTGGGTATCCTGAGGAAGTTTTTAACATTACAGCGGCCGATTATTCTTACAAGGGATTAGAGCATTTTCTGCTAACAAAGGCCAAAGGAAGTTATCCGGCAGAAGATAACGATAGTTTGGGTAATGAAGGAGTCACCTTTATCGCCAATGGAAAAAAAGTTAGGCCGGTTATTAAAGTAAACAACAGGCAAGAGCTTTTTACCGAACGCTTAGATTACTACAGTTTAACTATGGATCAGATTAACCAGGTTAGAATTCAGCATTTATTAAACAGTACTGGAAAAGATGTGTACCTCATCAGCCTTAATTTGAAGGATGAGGCTTTGCGCGGACCAAATTTAGACTTGCTAAACCTAAATTTAAACGGTTATTATGCCGCAAGAACTTTTTATTCGCCAAATTACAGCAGTCCGGCAACACCAAATAAAGATTTACGTACCACCATTTTCTGGACACCGGCTGTAAAAACCAACGAAAACGGTGAAGCAA